The Osmia bicornis bicornis chromosome 12, iOsmBic2.1, whole genome shotgun sequence genome includes a region encoding these proteins:
- the LOC114879170 gene encoding venom carboxylesterase-6-like: protein MTRLPILLLLSGLVTLAWSLEESPRRRTPLGAVKGYYQVSADGRQYEAYVGIPYALPPTGKLRFKPPQRLPPWMGELPANKFGSPCLQYNQEFFDPDKKVEGAEDCLYLNIYVPADVKESSKPLPVIFWIHGGAFQYGSGISMGPKYIMDRDVIFVTFNYRLGILGFLSTEDEEVPGNMGLKDQSMALRWVSENIEWFGGDPNRVTLVGLSAGGASVHYHYLSPMSAGLFQGGISISGTAFDCWTQTENSAQKAKQIGALMGCPTNNVRDMIRCLRYRPGNVMVEALGKFLRFYNNPFTPFGPVPEKYGDEPFIDRTPAEIVNSGDVQDVPWVTGVVSEDGLYPVAEFIAKPEALKTLDDNWDLLAPHFLDYNYTSPKEKHVEVARLIKKHYFGTKKIEESTKSLIKLSSDRFFVTDSVKAARMQAKVNKQPVWYYYFSYRGAHSFSEFMSGTSTNYGVSHADDAYYVVDTSFLDPTTTPNDLKMQQVLIDFWVSFVTNSVPKVGTVQWSRLNPKEKTLYYVHIAGPQNIQMESATSFGDAEFWNSLNLNENKLKTASSRSEEL from the exons ATGACGAGACTGCCAATCCTGCTGCTCCTCTCTGGGCTTGTAACGTTGGCATGGAGCCTGGAAGAGTCGCCGAGACGTCGAACTCCTCTAGGTGCTGTCAAGGGATATTATCAAGTGTCTGCTGATGGAAGACAGTACGAAGCCTACGTGGGAATCCCTTACGCCCTTCCTCCAACTGGCAAACTTCGGTTCAAG CCTCCTCAACGGCTGCCACCATGGATGGGCGAACTCCCAGCGAACAAATTTGGCTCTCCCTGCTTGCAATACAACCAAGAGTTTTTTGATCCAGATAAGAAAGTCGAAGGTGCTGAAGATTGtctttatttaaacatttatgTACCAGCAGATGTCAAGGAATCCTCTAAACCATTGCCGGTGATCTTTTGGATTCATGGAGGAGCCTTTCAGTACGGTTCCGGAATATCCATGGGTCCTAAATACATTATGGACCGTGATGTTATATTTGTTACGTTCAACTATCGTCTTGGAATATTAG GATTCCTTAGCACCGAAGACGAAGAGGTCCCTGGTAATATGGGACTGAAAGACCAAAGTATGGCCCTACGATGGGTCTCAGAGAATATCGAGTGGTTCGGTGGTGATCCAAATCGAGTGACCTTGGTTGGTTTAAGCGCTGGTGGTGCGAGCGTTCATTATCACTATTTGTCTCCCATGAGTGCTGGTCTCTTCCAAG GTGGTATCTCAATTAGTGGTACCGCTTTCGACTGTTGGACACAGACAGAAAATTCTGCACAAAAGGCTAAGCAAATAGGTGCTCTCATGGGTTGCCCTACAAATAATGTAAGAGATATGATACGTTGTCTCAGATACCGTCCGGGCAACGTCATGGTTGAGGCTCTCGGCAAATTTTTG CGGTTCTATAACAATCCATTCACGCCATTTGGTCCAGTCCCTGAGAAATATGGGGACGAACCATTCATTGATCGAACGCCTGCTGAAATCGTGAATAGCGGAGACGTTCAAGATGTTCCTTGGGTCACTGGAGTGGTAAGCGAAGACGGATTATACCCTGTCGCTG aatttattGCTAAACCAGAAGCTTTGAAAACGTTGGACGATAACTGGGACCTTCTTGCACCTCATTTCCTTGATTACAATTACACTTCACCCAAAGAGAAACATGTTGAAGTTGCTAGACTTATTAAAAAACACTACTTTGGaacaaagaaaatagaagaatcaacaaaatctttaataaaattatctaGCGATAGATTCTTTGTTACTGACAGTGTAAAAGCTGCTAGAATGCAGGCCAAAGTTAATAAGCAACCTGTCTGGTATTACTATTTTTCCTACAGAGGTGCGCACAGTTTTAGTGAATTTATGAGCGGAACTAGTACTAATTATG GTGTGAGTCATGCAGATGATGCATACTATGTGGTAGACACATCTTTCCTTGACCCTACAACAACTCCAAATGATCTTAAGATGCAACAAGTGTTAATTGATTTTTGGGTATCATTTGTAACTAACAG TGTTCCAAAAGTGGGTACTGTGCAATGGTCAAGATTAAATCCAAAAGAAAAGACCCTTTACTATGT